From Vitis vinifera cultivar Pinot Noir 40024 chromosome 14, ASM3070453v1, a single genomic window includes:
- the LOC100242366 gene encoding probable galacturonosyltransferase 14 isoform X2, with product MQLHFSPSMRSITISSSNGFIDLMKIKVAARHISYRTLFHTILILAFLLPFVFILTAVVTLEGVNKCSSFDCLGRRLGPRLLGRADDSGRLVRDFYKILNQVNTEELPDGLKLPDTFSQLVSEMKNKQYDAKTFAFMLRAMMEKLERDIRESKFAELMNKHFAASAIPKGIHCLSLRLTDEYSSNAHARKQLPSPELLPLLSDNSYHHMIVSTDNILAASVVVNSAVQSSLQPEKIVFHVITDKKTYAGMHSWFALNPVSPAIVEVKGVHQFDWLTRENVPVLDAVESHNGIRSYYHGNHVAGANLSETTPRRFASKLQARSPKYISLLNHLRIYIPELFPNLNKVVFLDDDVVIQRDLSPLWEIDLEGKVNGAVETCRGEDEWVMSKRFRNYFNFSHPLIAKNLNPDECAWAYGMNIFDLSAWRKTNIRETYHSWLKENLKSNLTMWKLGTLPPALIAFKGHIHPIDPSWHMLGLGYQNKTNIDSVKKAAVIHYNGQSKPWLQIGFEHLRPFWTKYVNYSNDFVRNCHILES from the exons ATGCAGCTTCACTTCTCTCCTAGCATGAGAAGCATCACGATCTCGAGCAGCAATGGGTTTATTGACTTGATGAAGATCAAGGTCGCAGCTCGCCATATCTCTTATCGCACTCTTTTCCACACAATCCTCATCTTGGCATTCCTCTTACCCTTTGTCTTCATTCTCACTGCTGTTGTTACCCTTGAAGGTGTCAACAAGTGCTCATCATTCG ATTGTCTAGGCAGGCGGTTGGGACCAAGGCTTCTTGGTCGAGCAGATGATTCAGGG AGGCTAGTTAGAGATTTTTACAAGATCCTCAATCAAGTGAACACTGAGGAACTCCCAGATGGTCTAAAGCTTCCAGATACATTCAGTCAACTTGTTTCTGAAATGAAGAACAAACAGTATGATGCAAAGACATTTGCTTTCATGTTACGGGCAATG ATGGAGAAGCTTGAAAGGGATATCAGGGAATCAAAGTTTGCAGAATTGATGAATAAACACTTTGCAGCAAGTGCCATTCCAAAAGGCATTCACTGTCTGTCTCTTCGTCTGACTGATGAATATTCCTCTAATGCTCATGCGCGAAAACAGTTGCCTTCTCCAGAATTACTTCCTCTACTCTCTGACAACTCTTACCATCACATGATTGTGTCAACCGACAATATCCTGGCTGCTTCAGTTGTTGTCAATTCTGCTGTTCAGTCATCTCTACAACCTGAGAAAATAGTATTCCATGTCATCACTGACAAGAAAACATATGCGGGTATGCACTCATGGTTTGCACTAAATCCAGTCTCACCTGCTATTGTTGAAGTGAAAGGCGTTCACCAGTTTGACTGGTTAACAAGGGAGAATGTTCCCGTGCTTGACGCTGTAGAGAGCCATAATGGAATCCGGAGTTACTACCATGGGAATCATGTTGCAGGGGCCAATCTCAGTGAGACTACTCCACGAAGATTTGCTTCGAAATTGCAGGCTAGAAGTCCTAAGTACATTTCCTTGCTCAACCATCTCCGCATATATATACCAGAG CTCTTTCCAAACCTCAACAAGGTGGTCTTCTTAGATGATGATGTTGTAATTCAGCGTGATCTCTCTCCACTCTGGGAAATTGACCTTGAGGGAAAGGTTAATGGAGCTGTAGAAACCTGTAGAGGCGAAGATGAGTGGGTAATGTCCAAGAGATTCAGAAACTACTTCAACTTTTCGCATCCTCTCATAGCAAAGAATTTGAATCCTGATGAATGTGCATGGGCTTATGGGATGAACATCTTTGATCTAAGTGCATGGAGGAAGACCAATATAAGAGAAACTTACCATTCCTGGCTGAAGGAG AATCTGAAGTCAAACCTGACTATGTGGAAGCTTGGAACCCTACCTCCTGCTTTGATAGCATTTAAAGGTCATATTCACCCAATCGACCCATCCTGGCACATGCTTGGCTTGGGCTACCAGAATAAGACCAACATTGACAGTGTGAAAAAGGCTGCTGTTATCCACTACAATGGCCAGTCAAAACCATGGCTGCAGATTGGCTTTGAGCATCTACGGCCATTTTGGACCAAGTATGTTAACTACTCCAATGACTTTGTAAGGAACTGCCACATCTTGGAGTCATAA
- the LOC100247503 gene encoding membrane-anchored ubiquitin-fold protein 1 produces MSGVQDQLEIKFRLTDGSDIGPKSFSAATSVATLKENVLAQWPKEKENGPKTVKDVKLISAGKILENNRTIGECRSPLCDIPGGVTTMHVVVQPPSSDKEKKVASQPKQNKCVCVIL; encoded by the exons ATGTCTGGAGTGCAAGATCAACTAGAGATCAAGTTCCGTTTGACCGATGGATCTGATATTGGCCCTAAAAGCTTTTCTGCCGCTACCAGTGTTGCAACCTTGAAGGAAAATGTTCTTGCTCAATGGCCTAAAG AGAAGGAGAATGGTCCAAAGACTGTGAAAGATGTCAAGTTAATAAGTGCAGGCAAAATTTTAGAGAATAACAGAACAATTGGAGAGTGCAGGAGCCCATTATGTGATATTCCTGGTGGAGTTACAACCATGCATGTTGTTGTTCAGCCACCTTCTTCAGATAAAG AAAAAAAAGTGGCAAGCCAACCAAAGCAGAACAAATGTGTTTGTGTTATACTATGA
- the LOC100242366 gene encoding probable galacturonosyltransferase 13 isoform X1 — MQLHFSPSMRSITISSSNGFIDLMKIKVAARHISYRTLFHTILILAFLLPFVFILTAVVTLEGVNKCSSFDCLGRRLGPRLLGRADDSGQRLVRDFYKILNQVNTEELPDGLKLPDTFSQLVSEMKNKQYDAKTFAFMLRAMMEKLERDIRESKFAELMNKHFAASAIPKGIHCLSLRLTDEYSSNAHARKQLPSPELLPLLSDNSYHHMIVSTDNILAASVVVNSAVQSSLQPEKIVFHVITDKKTYAGMHSWFALNPVSPAIVEVKGVHQFDWLTRENVPVLDAVESHNGIRSYYHGNHVAGANLSETTPRRFASKLQARSPKYISLLNHLRIYIPELFPNLNKVVFLDDDVVIQRDLSPLWEIDLEGKVNGAVETCRGEDEWVMSKRFRNYFNFSHPLIAKNLNPDECAWAYGMNIFDLSAWRKTNIRETYHSWLKENLKSNLTMWKLGTLPPALIAFKGHIHPIDPSWHMLGLGYQNKTNIDSVKKAAVIHYNGQSKPWLQIGFEHLRPFWTKYVNYSNDFVRNCHILES, encoded by the exons ATGCAGCTTCACTTCTCTCCTAGCATGAGAAGCATCACGATCTCGAGCAGCAATGGGTTTATTGACTTGATGAAGATCAAGGTCGCAGCTCGCCATATCTCTTATCGCACTCTTTTCCACACAATCCTCATCTTGGCATTCCTCTTACCCTTTGTCTTCATTCTCACTGCTGTTGTTACCCTTGAAGGTGTCAACAAGTGCTCATCATTCG ATTGTCTAGGCAGGCGGTTGGGACCAAGGCTTCTTGGTCGAGCAGATGATTCAGGG CAGAGGCTAGTTAGAGATTTTTACAAGATCCTCAATCAAGTGAACACTGAGGAACTCCCAGATGGTCTAAAGCTTCCAGATACATTCAGTCAACTTGTTTCTGAAATGAAGAACAAACAGTATGATGCAAAGACATTTGCTTTCATGTTACGGGCAATG ATGGAGAAGCTTGAAAGGGATATCAGGGAATCAAAGTTTGCAGAATTGATGAATAAACACTTTGCAGCAAGTGCCATTCCAAAAGGCATTCACTGTCTGTCTCTTCGTCTGACTGATGAATATTCCTCTAATGCTCATGCGCGAAAACAGTTGCCTTCTCCAGAATTACTTCCTCTACTCTCTGACAACTCTTACCATCACATGATTGTGTCAACCGACAATATCCTGGCTGCTTCAGTTGTTGTCAATTCTGCTGTTCAGTCATCTCTACAACCTGAGAAAATAGTATTCCATGTCATCACTGACAAGAAAACATATGCGGGTATGCACTCATGGTTTGCACTAAATCCAGTCTCACCTGCTATTGTTGAAGTGAAAGGCGTTCACCAGTTTGACTGGTTAACAAGGGAGAATGTTCCCGTGCTTGACGCTGTAGAGAGCCATAATGGAATCCGGAGTTACTACCATGGGAATCATGTTGCAGGGGCCAATCTCAGTGAGACTACTCCACGAAGATTTGCTTCGAAATTGCAGGCTAGAAGTCCTAAGTACATTTCCTTGCTCAACCATCTCCGCATATATATACCAGAG CTCTTTCCAAACCTCAACAAGGTGGTCTTCTTAGATGATGATGTTGTAATTCAGCGTGATCTCTCTCCACTCTGGGAAATTGACCTTGAGGGAAAGGTTAATGGAGCTGTAGAAACCTGTAGAGGCGAAGATGAGTGGGTAATGTCCAAGAGATTCAGAAACTACTTCAACTTTTCGCATCCTCTCATAGCAAAGAATTTGAATCCTGATGAATGTGCATGGGCTTATGGGATGAACATCTTTGATCTAAGTGCATGGAGGAAGACCAATATAAGAGAAACTTACCATTCCTGGCTGAAGGAG AATCTGAAGTCAAACCTGACTATGTGGAAGCTTGGAACCCTACCTCCTGCTTTGATAGCATTTAAAGGTCATATTCACCCAATCGACCCATCCTGGCACATGCTTGGCTTGGGCTACCAGAATAAGACCAACATTGACAGTGTGAAAAAGGCTGCTGTTATCCACTACAATGGCCAGTCAAAACCATGGCTGCAGATTGGCTTTGAGCATCTACGGCCATTTTGGACCAAGTATGTTAACTACTCCAATGACTTTGTAAGGAACTGCCACATCTTGGAGTCATAA